A region of Pempheris klunzingeri isolate RE-2024b chromosome 15, fPemKlu1.hap1, whole genome shotgun sequence DNA encodes the following proteins:
- the pdca gene encoding phosducin a has product MSGAAQEEDLPANHTGPKGVINDWRRFKLDSVDQTVPQNKRELLRQMSSPREDDKERTNRKMSVQEYELIQEEDERCLKRYRKQCMQDMHDRLSFGPTFEEVYELESGEDFLEVIEKEHRLTLVVVHVYQHGVKGCEQVNSCLDCLASEYPSVKFCRIDAVATGAAERFSSEVLPALLVYKAGELLGNFLSFTKHFSEDFFATDVEAFLNEYGLLPEKEFTACADGEEEGGDVE; this is encoded by the exons ATGTCTGGAGCAGCCCAGGAAGAAGATTTGCCTGCCAATCACACAG GTCCAAAAGGGGTAATTAATGACTGGCGAAGGTTTAAGTTGGACAGTGTGGATCAGACAGTCCCGCAAAACAAGAGAGAGCTGCTCAGACAAATGTCCAGTCCACGAGAGGATGACAAGGAAAGAACCAACAGAAAG ATGAGTGTTCAGGAGTACGAACTGATCCAAGAAGAGGATGAACGTTGCCTGAAACGCTACAGAAAACAGTGTATGCAGGACATGCATGACCGCCTGAGCTTCGGTCCTACATTTGAGGAAGTCTATGAGCTTGAGAGTGGAGAAGACTTCCTAGAGGTCATAGAGAAGGAACATCGGTTAACCCTAGTGGTAGTCCACGTCTACCAGCACGGGGTCAAAG GCTGCGAGCAGGTGAACTCATGTCTGGACTGTCTGGCTTCGGAGTACCCCAGTGTTAAATTTTGTCGCATTGATGCTGTGGCCACAGGGGCTGCTGAGCGCTTCTCCTCTGAG gttcttcctgctctgctggTGTACAAAGCTGGTGAATTGCTGGGTAATTTCCTGTCTTTTACCAAACACTTCAGTGAAGACTTCTTCGCAACGGACGTGGAAGCATTTCTCAATGAATATGGCCTGTTACCTGAAAAGGAGTTCACAGCATGTGCTGAtggtgaggaagagggaggggatGTAGAGTAG